A genome region from Gymnogyps californianus isolate 813 chromosome 4, ASM1813914v2, whole genome shotgun sequence includes the following:
- the GUCY1B1 gene encoding guanylate cyclase soluble subunit beta-1 isoform X3, translated as MFGKMFFVFCQESGYDTILRVLGSNVREFLQNLDALHDHLATIYPGMRAPSFRCTDAEKGKGLILHYYSEREGLQDIVIGIIKTVAQQIHGTEIDMKVIQQRNEECDHIQFLIEEKESKEEDYYEDLDRFEENGTQESRISPYTFCKAFPFHIIFDRDLVVTQCGNAIYRVLPQLQPGNCSLLSVFSLVRPHIDTSFHGILSHINTVFVLRTKEGLLDVEKLECEDELTGTEISCLRLKGQMIYLPEADSILFLCSPSVMNLDDLTRRGLYLSDIPLHDATRDLVLLGEQFREEYKLTQELEILTDRLQHTLRALEDEKKKTDTGIVGFNAFCSKHASGEGAMKIVNLLNDLYTRFDILTDSRRNPFVYKVETVGDKYMTVSGLPEPCIHHARSICHLALDMMEIAGQVQVDGEPVQITIGIHTGEVVTGVIGQRMPRYCLFGNTVNLTSRTETTGEKGKINVSEYTYRCLMTPENSDPQFHLEYRGPVSMKGKKEPMQVWFLSRKSTETEETKQDAF; from the exons AACCTGGATGCTTTGCATGACCACCTTGCTACTATTTACCCAGGTATGCGAGCCCCTTCCTTTAGATGCACTGATGcggagaaggggaagggactCATTCTGCATTACTACTCGGAAAGAGAAGGTCTCCAGGACATTGTCATTGGAATCATCAAAACAGTAGCTCAACAGATCCACGGTACAGAAATAGATATGAAG gTTATTCAACAGAGAAATGAGGAATGTGACcacattcagtttttaattGAAGAGAAGGAGTCTAAAGAAGAAGACTACTATGAAGACCTTGACAGATTTGAAGAAAATGGTACCCAAGAGTCTCGCATCAGTCCCTATACTTTCTGCAAGGCCTTTCCTTTCCACATAATATTTGACAGAGATCTGGTGGTCACACAGTGTGGCAATGCTATATACAGAGTCCTTCCACAG ctGCAGCCAGGAAATTGCAGTCTGTTGTCAGTTTTCTCCTTGGTCCGGCCTCATATTGATACTAGTTTCCATGGGATCCTCTCACATATCAATACAGTCTTTGTACTGAGGACCAAG GAGGGGCTGTTGGATGTGGAAAAGCTGGAATGTGAAGATGAACTGACTGGCACAGAAATCAGCTGCTTACGCCTGAAAGGGCAAATGATCTACTTGCCTGAAGCAGACAgcattctctttctttgttcaCCAAG TGTGATGAACTTGGATGATTTAACCAGAAGAGGTTTATATCTGAGTGATATTCCATTGCATGATGCTACCCGTGATCTGGTTCTTTTGGGAGAGCAGTTCAGAGAGGAATATAAACTGACTCAAGAGCTTGAGATCCTCACTGACAGACTGCAGCACACGCTGCGTGCActggaagatgaaaagaaaaagacagacac TGGCATTGTTGGATTCAATGCCTTCTGTAGTAAACATGCCTCTGGAGAGGGAGCCATGAAGATTGTTAATCTTTTAAATGATCTTTACACGAGATTTGATATTCTGACTGATTCACGAAGGAATCCATTTGTTTACAAG GTGGAAACAGTTGGGGACAAGTATATGACAGTGAGTGGTCTACCAGAGCCTTGCATTCATCATGCACGATCTATCTGCCACCTGGCATTGGATATGATGGAAATAGCAGGCCAAGTTCAAGTAGATGGTGAGCCTGTACAG aTAACAATAGGAATCCATACTGGTGAGGTAGTCACAGGTGTCATAGGCCAAAGGATGCCACGTTACTGTCTCTTTGGAAATACCGTCAATCTAACGAGCAGAACAGAAACtactggagaaaagggaaagataaaTGTCTCTGAATATACTTACAG GTGTCTTATGACACCAGAAAATTCAGATCCTCAGTTCCACCTGGAGTACAGGGGTCCAGTTTCTATGAAGGGTAAAAAAGAACCAAtgcaggtttggtttttgtcCAGAAAGAGTACAGAGACAGAG
- the GUCY1B1 gene encoding guanylate cyclase soluble subunit beta-1 isoform X2: MFGKMFFVFCQESGYDTILRVLGSNVREFLQNLDALHDHLATIYPGMRAPSFRCTDAEKGKGLILHYYSEREGLQDIVIGIIKTVAQQIHGTEIDMKVIQQRNEECDHIQFLIEEKESKEEDYYEDLDRFEENGTQESRISPYTFCKAFPFHIIFDRDLVVTQCGNAIYRVLPQLQPGNCSLLSVFSLVRPHIDTSFHGILSHINTVFVLRTKEGLLDVEKLECEDELTGTEISCLRLKGQMIYLPEADSILFLCSPSVMNLDDLTRRGLYLSDIPLHDATRDLVLLGEQFREEYKLTQELEILTDRLQHTLRALEDEKKKTDTLLYSVLPPSVANELRHKRPVPAKRYDNVTILFSGIVGFNAFCSKHASGEGAMKIVNLLNDLYTRFDILTDSRRNPFVYKVETVGDKYMTVSGLPEPCIHHARSICHLALDMMEIAGQVQVDGEPVQITIGIHTGEVVTGVIGQRMPRYCLFGNTVNLTSRTETTGEKGKINVSEYTYRCLMTPENSDPQFHLEYRGPVSMKGKKEPMQVWFLSRKSTETEETKQDAF; the protein is encoded by the exons AACCTGGATGCTTTGCATGACCACCTTGCTACTATTTACCCAGGTATGCGAGCCCCTTCCTTTAGATGCACTGATGcggagaaggggaagggactCATTCTGCATTACTACTCGGAAAGAGAAGGTCTCCAGGACATTGTCATTGGAATCATCAAAACAGTAGCTCAACAGATCCACGGTACAGAAATAGATATGAAG gTTATTCAACAGAGAAATGAGGAATGTGACcacattcagtttttaattGAAGAGAAGGAGTCTAAAGAAGAAGACTACTATGAAGACCTTGACAGATTTGAAGAAAATGGTACCCAAGAGTCTCGCATCAGTCCCTATACTTTCTGCAAGGCCTTTCCTTTCCACATAATATTTGACAGAGATCTGGTGGTCACACAGTGTGGCAATGCTATATACAGAGTCCTTCCACAG ctGCAGCCAGGAAATTGCAGTCTGTTGTCAGTTTTCTCCTTGGTCCGGCCTCATATTGATACTAGTTTCCATGGGATCCTCTCACATATCAATACAGTCTTTGTACTGAGGACCAAG GAGGGGCTGTTGGATGTGGAAAAGCTGGAATGTGAAGATGAACTGACTGGCACAGAAATCAGCTGCTTACGCCTGAAAGGGCAAATGATCTACTTGCCTGAAGCAGACAgcattctctttctttgttcaCCAAG TGTGATGAACTTGGATGATTTAACCAGAAGAGGTTTATATCTGAGTGATATTCCATTGCATGATGCTACCCGTGATCTGGTTCTTTTGGGAGAGCAGTTCAGAGAGGAATATAAACTGACTCAAGAGCTTGAGATCCTCACTGACAGACTGCAGCACACGCTGCGTGCActggaagatgaaaagaaaaagacagacac ATTACTGTACTCTGTTCTACCACCATCAGTGGCAAATGAGCTGAGACACAAGCGTCCTGTTCCAGCTAAGCGGTATGACAATGTGACCATTCTTTTCAGTGGCATTGTTGGATTCAATGCCTTCTGTAGTAAACATGCCTCTGGAGAGGGAGCCATGAAGATTGTTAATCTTTTAAATGATCTTTACACGAGATTTGATATTCTGACTGATTCACGAAGGAATCCATTTGTTTACAAG GTGGAAACAGTTGGGGACAAGTATATGACAGTGAGTGGTCTACCAGAGCCTTGCATTCATCATGCACGATCTATCTGCCACCTGGCATTGGATATGATGGAAATAGCAGGCCAAGTTCAAGTAGATGGTGAGCCTGTACAG aTAACAATAGGAATCCATACTGGTGAGGTAGTCACAGGTGTCATAGGCCAAAGGATGCCACGTTACTGTCTCTTTGGAAATACCGTCAATCTAACGAGCAGAACAGAAACtactggagaaaagggaaagataaaTGTCTCTGAATATACTTACAG GTGTCTTATGACACCAGAAAATTCAGATCCTCAGTTCCACCTGGAGTACAGGGGTCCAGTTTCTATGAAGGGTAAAAAAGAACCAAtgcaggtttggtttttgtcCAGAAAGAGTACAGAGACAGAG
- the GUCY1B1 gene encoding guanylate cyclase soluble subunit beta-1 isoform X1: MIPKPMIWLQLQARSLNLDALHDHLATIYPGMRAPSFRCTDAEKGKGLILHYYSEREGLQDIVIGIIKTVAQQIHGTEIDMKVIQQRNEECDHIQFLIEEKESKEEDYYEDLDRFEENGTQESRISPYTFCKAFPFHIIFDRDLVVTQCGNAIYRVLPQLQPGNCSLLSVFSLVRPHIDTSFHGILSHINTVFVLRTKEGLLDVEKLECEDELTGTEISCLRLKGQMIYLPEADSILFLCSPSVMNLDDLTRRGLYLSDIPLHDATRDLVLLGEQFREEYKLTQELEILTDRLQHTLRALEDEKKKTDTLLYSVLPPSVANELRHKRPVPAKRYDNVTILFSGIVGFNAFCSKHASGEGAMKIVNLLNDLYTRFDILTDSRRNPFVYKVETVGDKYMTVSGLPEPCIHHARSICHLALDMMEIAGQVQVDGEPVQITIGIHTGEVVTGVIGQRMPRYCLFGNTVNLTSRTETTGEKGKINVSEYTYRCLMTPENSDPQFHLEYRGPVSMKGKKEPMQVWFLSRKSTETEETKQDAF, translated from the exons AACCTGGATGCTTTGCATGACCACCTTGCTACTATTTACCCAGGTATGCGAGCCCCTTCCTTTAGATGCACTGATGcggagaaggggaagggactCATTCTGCATTACTACTCGGAAAGAGAAGGTCTCCAGGACATTGTCATTGGAATCATCAAAACAGTAGCTCAACAGATCCACGGTACAGAAATAGATATGAAG gTTATTCAACAGAGAAATGAGGAATGTGACcacattcagtttttaattGAAGAGAAGGAGTCTAAAGAAGAAGACTACTATGAAGACCTTGACAGATTTGAAGAAAATGGTACCCAAGAGTCTCGCATCAGTCCCTATACTTTCTGCAAGGCCTTTCCTTTCCACATAATATTTGACAGAGATCTGGTGGTCACACAGTGTGGCAATGCTATATACAGAGTCCTTCCACAG ctGCAGCCAGGAAATTGCAGTCTGTTGTCAGTTTTCTCCTTGGTCCGGCCTCATATTGATACTAGTTTCCATGGGATCCTCTCACATATCAATACAGTCTTTGTACTGAGGACCAAG GAGGGGCTGTTGGATGTGGAAAAGCTGGAATGTGAAGATGAACTGACTGGCACAGAAATCAGCTGCTTACGCCTGAAAGGGCAAATGATCTACTTGCCTGAAGCAGACAgcattctctttctttgttcaCCAAG TGTGATGAACTTGGATGATTTAACCAGAAGAGGTTTATATCTGAGTGATATTCCATTGCATGATGCTACCCGTGATCTGGTTCTTTTGGGAGAGCAGTTCAGAGAGGAATATAAACTGACTCAAGAGCTTGAGATCCTCACTGACAGACTGCAGCACACGCTGCGTGCActggaagatgaaaagaaaaagacagacac ATTACTGTACTCTGTTCTACCACCATCAGTGGCAAATGAGCTGAGACACAAGCGTCCTGTTCCAGCTAAGCGGTATGACAATGTGACCATTCTTTTCAGTGGCATTGTTGGATTCAATGCCTTCTGTAGTAAACATGCCTCTGGAGAGGGAGCCATGAAGATTGTTAATCTTTTAAATGATCTTTACACGAGATTTGATATTCTGACTGATTCACGAAGGAATCCATTTGTTTACAAG GTGGAAACAGTTGGGGACAAGTATATGACAGTGAGTGGTCTACCAGAGCCTTGCATTCATCATGCACGATCTATCTGCCACCTGGCATTGGATATGATGGAAATAGCAGGCCAAGTTCAAGTAGATGGTGAGCCTGTACAG aTAACAATAGGAATCCATACTGGTGAGGTAGTCACAGGTGTCATAGGCCAAAGGATGCCACGTTACTGTCTCTTTGGAAATACCGTCAATCTAACGAGCAGAACAGAAACtactggagaaaagggaaagataaaTGTCTCTGAATATACTTACAG GTGTCTTATGACACCAGAAAATTCAGATCCTCAGTTCCACCTGGAGTACAGGGGTCCAGTTTCTATGAAGGGTAAAAAAGAACCAAtgcaggtttggtttttgtcCAGAAAGAGTACAGAGACAGAG